A region from the Rosa rugosa chromosome 6, drRosRugo1.1, whole genome shotgun sequence genome encodes:
- the LOC133718068 gene encoding glyoxylate/hydroxypyruvate reductase HPR3-like, translating into MADGNHSEPPTVLVLRRSPTIALLEPIVSQKFNLLKAWDSPLPQDQFLTTHARSVQALLSSVGGLPITAQILHLLPSLKFIATTSAGIDHVDSAECRRRGVAVANAAKAFAEDAADMAVGLFIDVMRKMSASDRYVGDGLWATRGNYPLGSKIGGKKVGIVGLGNIGLEVAKRLEAFGCSVLYNSRSEKLSLSYQFYSNVCELATASDALIICCALTEQTHHMINREVLSALGREGVIINVGRGAIIDEKEMVEYLVRGEIGGAGLDVFENEPDVPKELYALDNVVLSPHQAVATHEAIVALGEVVTGNLEAFFSNKPLLSPAVIN; encoded by the exons ATGGCAGATGGTAATCACAGTGAGCCTCCTACAGTTCTGGTACTTCGCCGATCCCCAACCATTGCTCTCTTGGAACCCATAGTCTCCCAAAAATTCAACTTACTGAAAGCCTGGGACTCTCCTCTCCCTCAAGACCAGTTCTTGACCACCCACGCCCGCTCCGTCCAGGCCCTCCTCTCCTCCGTCGGTGGGCTGCCCATCACCGCCCAAATCCTCCACTTGCTCCCTTCCCTCAAATTCATAGCCACCACCAGCGCCGGCATTGACCACGTTGACTCGGCCGAGTGTCGACGCCGCGGCGTTGCTGTCGCCAACGCCGCTAAAGCCTTTGCTGAGGACGCTGCTGACATGGCTGTGGGGCTGTTCATTGATGTCATGAGAAAGATGTCGGCTTCGGATCGGTATGTTGGGGACGGGCTCTGGGCTACCAGAGGAAACTATCCTCTTGGTTCTAAG ATTGGAGGAAAGAAGGTTGGTATTGTTGGATTGGGGAACATTGGTTTAGAAGTTGCAAAAAGATTGGAGGCATTTGGCTGCAGTGTCTTGTACAATTCAAGGAGCGAAAAGCTATCTTTGTCATACCAATTTTATTCCAATGTGTGTGAGCTTGCAACAGCCAGTGATGCTCTCATCATCTGTTGTGCATTGACAGAGCAAAcccaccacatgatcaacaggGAAGTTTTGTCCGCGTTGGGAAGAGAGGGGGTTATCATTAATGTAGGGCGCGGAGCTATTATCGATGAGAAAGAAATGGTTGAGTATTTGGTGCGAGGAGAGATCGGAGGTGCTGGCCTGGATGTGTTTGAGAATGAGCCTGATGTTCCTAAAGAGCTCTATGCATTGGATAATGTTGTACTGTCACCGCATCAAGCTGTCGCTACACATGAAGCTATCGTGGCTTTGGGTGAAGTAGTAACAGGGAATTTGGAAGCATTCTTCTCAAACAAACCGTTGCTTTCTCCGGCTGTGATTAATTGA
- the LOC133714029 gene encoding glyoxylate/hydroxypyruvate reductase HPR3-like — protein sequence MADDNQGELPTVLILRQSGFIGLMEPKLSQKFNLLKSWDSPLPQDQFLTTHARSVQALISSVNGPPITAQILHLLPSLKLIATTSAGIDHVDLAECRRCGVAVANAGKAFAEDAADSAVGLFIDVMRKISASNRYVRDGLWATRGDYPLGSKIGGKKVGIVGLGNIGFEVAKRLEAFGCSVSYNSRSERPYLSYRFYSNVCELAADSDALIICCALTEQTHHMINKEVLSALGREGVVVNVGRGAIIDEKEMVQCLVRGEIRGAGLDVFENEPDVPKELFALDNVVLSPHQAVLTHEAFVGLGELVTGNLEAFFSNKPLLSPAVID from the exons ATGGCGGATGATAATCAAGGTGAGCTCCCTACAGTTTTGATACTTCGCCAATCAGGATTCATTGGTCTCATGGAACCCAAACTCTCCCAAAAATTCAACTTACTGAAATCCTGGGACTCTCCTCTCCCTCAAGACCAGTTCTTGACCACCCACGCCCGCTCCGTCCAGGCCCTTATCTCCTCCGTCAATGGGCCGCCCATTACCGCCCAAATCCTCCACTTGCTCCCCTCCCTCAAACTCATAGCCACCACCAGCGCCGGCATTGACCACGTTGACTTGGCCGAGTGTCGACGCTGCGGCGTTGCCGTCGCCAACGCCGGTAAAGCCTTTGCTGAGGACGCTGCTGACTCGGCTGTGGGGCTGTTCATTGATGTCATGAGAAAGATTTCGGCTTCGAATCGGTATGTTAGGGATGGGCTCTGGGCTACCAGAGGAGACTATCCTCTTGGTTCTAAG ATTGGAGGAAAGAAGGTCGGTATTGTTGGATTGGGCAACATTGGGTTCGAAGTTGCAAAAAGATTGGAGGCATTTGGCTGTAGTGTGTCGTACAATTCGAGGAGCGAAAGGCCGTATTTGTCATACCGATTCTATTCCAATGTGTGTGAGCTGGCAGCAGACAGTGATGCTCTCATCATCTGTTGTGCATTGACAGAGCAAAcccaccacatgatcaacaaggAAGTTTTGTCTGCGTTGGGAAGAGAGGGGGTGGTTGTTAATGTAGGGCGCGGAGCCATTATCGATGAGAAAGAAATGGTGCAGTGTTTGGTGCGAGGAGAGATAAGGGGTGCTGGCCTGGATGTGTTTGAGAATGAGCCTGATGTTCCTAAAGAGCTCTTTGCATTGGATAATGTTGTACTGTCACCGCATCAAGCTGTTCTTACACATGAAGCTTTCGTGGGTTTGGGTGAATTAGTAACAGGGAATTTGGAAGCATTCTTCTCAAACAAACCGTTGCTTTCTCCGGCTGTGATTGATTGA